taataaaattcttataattagcgaaatttgttttgataaattattattgttattgttatttaaattttaataagattattaatatcaataataaataatttaaccatatttaaacataattattattaaatatattttaattaaaatatataatttaataaaattcttaataattaatattcttatataaatttactcaaatcataatatatgatcttgtaaaatataaattaacataattattattaaatatattttaattaaaatatataatttaataaaattcttaataattaatattcttatatgaatttactcaaatcataatatatgatcttgtaaaatataaattaacataattattattaaatatattttaattaaaatatataatttaataaaattcttaataattaatattcttatatgaatttactcaaatcataatatatgatactataaatgaaaatttgaaataattaatattaaatatattttaattataatatatgatttaaaataatttaaaataattataactaataaattatattttatgaatttgtataatctaaaataataattattacatataatttaataattaatattaaatttcataaaatacttgataataaattttcttatatgaatttatacaatttaaaataattaatattaaatataatttaatagtgatatataatttcataaaattctcaATAATAAattgttcttatatgaatttactaaaatcaatatataccttgagaattatattctgcataaacataattaacttatattaaaaaagttaaatgaaaataaaattgtacatcataatccatatgttatatagttttacaacatcaaaaagtttgaacattgatttttaatggtgagaaagaaatcttctgacccattccaatcgggcaatagaaggtaaactaaagaaaacgatcatttgagttggatgatcgggaattttactcaaagcatcataccgcttgtaataggccattttagcccgggcccaaatgtataaaccttaaaatagcaaATACAATAAACAGtccatttttacaaataaaccAATCGGCCTAATAGCTTAGCCCAAACAGCAGAAATTGGCCCAATTGGCCCACAAGATGTTTTTGGCAAATGAGGCAGAAACCCCAGGACGCGCTGCATGACTCCCTCGCATGCCGCTTCTCTCGCGTTCAGTAGCCTCACACGTTATACACGTCTCCTCTAGTGTTTCTGAAACAAGTCACGATCAGCACATTGGGCAGTTTTTTTCACATAGTGGCAGCAAATAAACTAGGAACAATACTAAGAGAAGAGAGACAGCAAAAAAAGAAGGTAgagggaaaaaaggaaaaaaaagatttctGTAACTGGGTTTTTAGCAAATTTTTGTATTGGAAAAACtggaaaaataaatacaagagAGAACAAGTTTTTTAAGGTGACagattttagttctttttttttcttttgtttttttttactgtttctattggattttgtttctctttttatttcttaaaacaaaaacaaaagggaaaggaaaaggagGGCTTACCGTTGCGAGATTCGTCGGAGAGCGTCCTCATTTCGTCGTCATCTGGTCGGACATGGGAGGGGACTGGAACGGCGGAGGAGAACTGCTGCGGCGCGATTTTGAATGGCAGAGGAGTTTTCTTTTAGGGGTTTGAAATGGGTTTTATTGGCTGCAAATGAAATGAGATTCTATTTATgggttatttatgtttttaatccTTCCATTTTATCCTATCAtttcaaaacctttttttttgttttcaaaattttccatgaaatatCGAATCTGTTTTATTTTAGCCCAGTGCAGTGCAGTATTTTTGGGTAATTTTCTCCTTCGGCCCTTCCCCTGTTACGCGTGTTTCAAATTACTCCCTTTcttgttttgattttcaaatccAGCTCTCAAATTCTGTTTGTTTTCTTAACttaatctttaatttgtttatttatttatttattatttatattgtttatgttgtttattagtataattattaatatattattattgtacgTATATatgtgcgtatatatatatgttaatatatatgtatattctaaatgttttaaatgcatATATGTAGTACGCATttatatacattcatatttttatggtttatattttcatgttttataattcatatgtttatacatttttataacgTGTACATATAATTTTGCATTCTTTTCAACGCTTTTATAAacattttccatgtttttatatttactaatacattatatttatatattttttaaaaaaacatgtattaatatattttatgtgtgttttattttattattatttttatgacttgcgcattttttttctttcctttccctcATATTCCTATATTTATTTgctaaaattgtttatatattatacttataaatatatataatttaaattaaaatatttgttccaTATCGCATTGacatttttaatacatttttaaatacattttgattttgtcaaaacattaaaattatttttatgattcaaagattttcaaaataaaacgaTATTgagttccgattttctttgttaattccaaataaccgagaatattcgttacttaaaatatataaacaaaaatcattttcaagaattcaatatgttatgtcctaacgcatttggcatgacatattgctttttcaaaatgaagattttctttaaaaaattaattaaaaggtaatattcaaaattcggggatattgagaaattgtaccctaacgtattaggTCTCAATTTCTTCGCATGActtgaataattgattatccttttcagatttcaaaatttgagtttaacaaaatctttttaaattttcgacaccaagacataaaataatcaatttggtaccgattttgggcgttacgagggtgctaacccttcctcgtgcgtaactgactcccgaacccgtttttttaaatttcgtagaccagaatcgtttttaaggtgagccgatcacaccttaataaagaatcggtggcgactccaattcttgttttttaaagtcgacaactaaatttttgttttcaaaaaaatagtttcgacaccGCTGATCGTCGGTTTCATGCTTGCAGGATTTAGAATCTCCTTTCTTCTGTTCTCAGGAATGATACTAACAAGCAGGCATACAACACCCGCAAACACAGGACTTGCCACACTAGTGCCTGATAATTGTTTACAACCAGTACTGATCTTGGATCCCATAATTTCCCGCCCATATGCCACAACATCTGGTTTGACACGACCATAACTGCAAAGATAATCAAACAAGTTTAATATTCATGATCAGGATAATAAAGCTTGCTTAATAAGGGAGTTACACATGGAATATCATAAAGtacatgaaattgaaaataatttaaagccTTCATACGATCAACACTAAAAAGAAGGGGCCGATAACAAGACCTCAATACCTTCAGAGAAAAAGTATAGTATAGTAGTTAAATTAATAAGTGACTActccaaaattaaatatattttaagtttcaCTGTCACCATTACACCCCCAACCAAAATAAACTTTCCAGGAGAGGCGTCCtagcctcttttttttttcttaaaatgaaaatgattatggGCTAGAAGAGCATGTTTTGAACAAAGTGAAGAACAGTTAATATCGTAGAATAGAGCAATACACTACCCATGAGGAATCTCCCAAGTACTCATGCCACGTGATGAAAATGAGGCTATGTGATCACTATAATCGATTCCACCAACACCAATAACATCACTTTGGTCTGCTGGGTTGTTTAAAGTGCCATACAATGGCCCATCATTTCCAATGGCTGACaccataataatattattggCTGTTATTTCCCAAACCTGGAGAACCATAAAGCAGCAAGCATTAACCAAAAACGTTCAGCTCCATTGTATGTAAGGATAAGCATGCAAAACTGAATGTGGAAGTTTCAACAGCAGAGTGGGTAACTTCACTGGCTAATCCTTCCATATTTGGAAATAAATGTCCAAAGAAAACAAGCAAACTTCttcaaaatgcaaaatattgaaAGAGGAAGTCAACTCATGAATTTGAATGATCATAGCATGGTTCATGGGATTTAAGAGAGGCCAAAAAACCTGTGGGAAGCAAGTGAATGCATTATGATTGAAGCATTTCCGCATGCCACTACAACCAAACTTAGACAATTTTGCagttttgaaacaaaattattaatgatgCTTGACAAATGAACACCAATAAACCACAGGCCATGGGAATCATACCTTCTCTACAAATGGGAGATCCAAGTAATCAGGTCCACCTATGCTCAAGTTTAGCACATCCATGTTGATTGCAATAGCATAGTTGAAAGCATCAAGGAACCAAGATGTATATGATACCTGCAATAAGCTGAGAGCAAAATTCTCATAATCCAGCCAAATTTTATAGAATAACAAATGTTAAAGGGAAAGTCCTTAGGTTGATGGATATACTGTATGATATATATCTTCTAATTATAGTAATGAACAGTTCAAAAGAGCTTCCAACTTCTGTAGTGCATGCTAGGAATTTTCAAATGGATCAAATATAAAGGAAACCAACAACAAAAAGGGTGAGATTTGCAAAGGCCTGGTGCAACATccaatcaaaatacaaaaacaaacaaaatatccAACACCAACTTGTGTTACCTGTGCATCAGTAAAAACACGGAAAGCATAAATTTCAGTATCTGGTGCAAAGCCAAGACATTCTGCGTCCTCACCAGCAATAACACCAGCCACAAAGGTCCCATGTCCAAGATTATCATTCAAAGTATCCTCATTGGTCCAATTAGTTCGTTCCTGAAAAATTTACTCGCAAGAGTGATTATCAGAACTCCCTATTGAAGACCAACAAGTTattttcaataagaaaataatttcacaCCAACAAAAGTTCAACTAACTTCATTTTCCCACTAATGATGTACCTTAATGTTTCGGAAGTGAGGATGATCAGCACGTATTCCAGTGTCGAAAATAGCCATTTTGACTTTAGCACCGGTATACCCTTTTCTCCAAAGAGCATCCGCTCCGAACAAGGAAGTAACTTGAGACCTCTGcgatataaaaataagaaattccATAACTTTCCTCCCTCGTTTAAATTCTCATAAATTTGGCTTTGGGAAATTTAGTTAATCGAATTAAAATGTTTACCTGCATCAAAAGATGGCGACTCCAATTAAGTGAGGAATTACTTAAACCCGAATGGTGGAAATGTTTCTCTTTTTCACTAAACGACATCAAAAGATTGAGCAGAGAGCATGGTGTGGCGGGATTGCATTGGTGGGAAAATGCCCTCCTCAGATAGAGAGAAGAGGAAGAGGTAACTCTCTGCCTTCTTCGGTTAAAGCTTGAGAGGGAGTTGTTGCATCTTCAGCTTCCGACAACCTCGTCAATCTAAAGCTTCTGGGTCTGTTacagaaaacaaagaaagaaaagagaagaatttGGGGCTTCTGGGTTAAAACTTCTGGGTCTGTTacagaaaacaaagaaagaaaaacagaagCAGCTCTCTTCTTGCCTTTCTCTATGGCATGCTCGACAAGAAATTGGGGC
The window above is part of the Gossypium raimondii isolate GPD5lz chromosome 9, ASM2569854v1, whole genome shotgun sequence genome. Proteins encoded here:
- the LOC105799051 gene encoding subtilisin-like protease SBT6.1 isoform X1 produces the protein MSFSEKEKHFHHSGLSNSSLNWSRHLLMQRSQVTSLFGADALWRKGYTGAKVKMAIFDTGIRADHPHFRNIKERTNWTNEDTLNDNLGHGTFVAGVIAGEDAECLGFAPDTEIYAFRVFTDAQVSYTSWFLDAFNYAIAINMDVLNLSIGGPDYLDLPFVEKVWEITANNIIMVSAIGNDGPLYGTLNNPADQSDVIGVGGIDYSDHIASFSSRGMSTWEIPHGYGRVKPDVVAYGREIMGSKISTGCKQLSGTSVASPVFAGVVCLLVSIIPENRRKEILNPASMKPTISGVETIFLKTKI
- the LOC105799051 gene encoding subtilisin-like protease SBT6.1 isoform X2; the protein is MSFSEKEKHFHHSGLSNSSLNWSRHLLMQRSQVTSLFGADALWRKGYTGAKVKMAIFDTGIRADHPHFRNIKERTNWTNEDTLNDNLGHGTFVAGVIAGEDAECLGFAPDTEIYAFRVFTDAQVSYTSWFLDAFNYAIAINMDVLNLSIGGPDYLDLPFVEKVWEITANNIIMVSAIGNDGPLYGTLNNPADQSDVIGVGGIDYSDHIASFSSRGMSTWEIPHG